In the Podospora pseudocomata strain CBS 415.72m chromosome 5, whole genome shotgun sequence genome, one interval contains:
- a CDS encoding hypothetical protein (COG:S; EggNog:ENOG503P1Y8) — protein sequence MSSSDDDAEVTITGQKIDPIRAAESNSNVFIAVVCVVWSLAFCTALVRFYTRAIVVRSFGKDDIFMVLAVLCGIGGLAAWIVGCHNGYGQHTDTIPRDRWKILLEAQFFQSVIEASFAFGFLKISIALSLLRLSRGKWYKWILWGLITFTVFYTLFAFITFMTRCQPVSGQWNPDIKPKCYGKVMYRNFGLFNTACNIFTDLSFATLPIPLIWSLQLQRRLRIYLIAILSGGYFGSAVGLGIAKGIYIIAYVNNTDGTFYPYAPFFGSLQLDIGIIAACAPTLRPLLGRFLRLSPIAYREANYYRAGKALDRLPLHSRHPGRDTSINGIRAAYLRQNTELDLEERQFIELLTGEKRGKWGNHATALHMEYVRSPPVRSTKITSGGETETIVQGGVGVADKGQGSDDERDLILPAGLRGEEGGLRGIVKTTEFRVEK from the exons ATGTCATCGTCGGACGACGACGCAGAGGTCACCATCACAGGGCAAAAGATCGACCCCATCCGCGCCGCAGAGAGTAACTCGAACGTATTCATCGCTGTCGTCTGCGTCGTTTGGAGTCTCGCGTTCTGCACGGCGCTCGTCCGGTTCTACACAAGGGCGATCGTGGTGAGGTCGTTTGGGAAGGATGATATCTTTATGGTGTTGGCCGTG CTCTGCGGCATAGGAGGTCTCGCCGCCTGGATAGTAGGCTGCCACAACGGCTACGGCCAACACACCGACACCATCCCACGAGACAGGTGGAAGATCCTACTCGAAGCTCAGTTCTTCCAATCCGTCATTGAAGCCTCCTTCGCTTTTGGCTTCCTCAAAATCTCAATCGCCCTCTCGCTGTTACGCCTCAGCAGGGGAAAGTGGTACAAATGGATACTCTGGGGCCTGATCACGTTCACCGTCTTCTACACATTGTTCGCCTTCATCACCTTCATGACGAGATGTCAACCGGTTTCAGGGCAGTGGAATCCGGACATCAAGCCAAAGTGTTATGGAAAGGTCATGTATAGGAATTTCGGACTGTTCAACACGGCATGCAACATCTTTACCGACCTGTCATTTGCCACGCTGCCGATTCCACTCATTTGGAGCCTGCAGCTGCAGAGGAGGCTTCGGATTTATTTGATTGCTATTCTGAGTGGCGGCTACTT TGGTAGCGCCGTTGGTCTGGGGATAGCGAAAGGAATCTACATCATCGCCTacgtcaacaacaccgaCGGCACATTCTATCCCTACGCCCCCTTCTTCGGCTC TCTTCAACTAGACATAGGCATCATCGCCGCCTGCGCCCccaccctccgccccctcctcggccgcttCCTCCGCCTCTCCCCCATCGCCTACCGCGAAGCAAACTACTACCGCGCCGGTAAGGCTCTCGACCGATTACCCCTCCACTCGCGCCACCCGGGACGAGACACGAGCATCAACGGCATTCGAGCCGCCTACCTCCGACAAAACACCGAGCTTGACCTCGAAGAACGACAGTTTATTGAGCTCTTAACaggggagaagagagggaagtGGGGAAATCATGCCACAGCGTTGCACATGGAGTACGTCCGCTCACCCCCGGTCAGAAGCACCAAGATTACGAGTGGGGGGGAGACAGAGACGATTGTTcagggcggggttggggtggcgGATAAGGGACaggggagtgatgatgagagggaTTTGATATTGCCTGCAGGTTTgagaggcgaggagggggggttgagggggattGTGAAGACGACTGAGTTTAGGGTTGAGAAGTGA
- a CDS encoding hypothetical protein (COG:E; EggNog:ENOG503NZVX) — protein MSDTKSPADSEAGEIPDGLPSTIADGSTPLDKADMYRMGKTPQLHRNFRFFSIFGFTMVLMQTWETELNVSVFGLVNGGTGGVIWVYFGAFLGLFFAILTMAEMASMAPTTGGQYHWVSEFAPRSSQRFLSFIVGWLSVLGWQVGNPAICFLLAQQIQGLVILNNPSYVPERWHLTLLVIAILTVCMVLNTLLYRALPLLETLALVLHTAGFLAVLIPLWTMGPKLQSAHDVFFTFADGGGWGNTGLSCLVGILSPIFSLLGPDSATHMAEELQDASKSLPRAMIATALLNGVSGFVMVVTYCMVLGDLESVLQTPTMMPFIQVFYNAVGSYGGVTAMTCIMIIMASCGVVNNIATSSRQLWAFARDRGVPFSGWFAKVHPRLGLPLNALGASYVFAVLLSLINIGSTVAFNILTSLGVGALLSSYAISCGCIAVKRIRHEPLLPRSFDLGRTGLVINVLSVSFLVFTFIMTFFPPVPEPTLEMMNWSILVYGTVVVFSVVYYIVRGRLRYAGPVEYVRKSA, from the exons ATGTCCGACACCAAATCCCCCGCCGACAGCGAAGCCGGCGAAATTCCCGATggcctcccctccaccatcgccgacgGCAGCACCCCCCTCGACAAAGCCGACATGTACCGCATGGGCAaaaccccccaactccaccgcAACTtccgcttcttctccatcttcggCTTCACCATGGTCCTCATGCAAACCTGGGAAACAGAACTCAACGTCAGCGTCTTCGGCCTCGTCAACGGCGGCACCGGCGGCGTGATCTGGGTCTACTTCGGCGCCTTCCTCGGTCTCTTcttcgccatcctcaccatgGCAGAAATGGCCTCCATGGCGCCCACAACAGGAGGACAGTACCACTGGGTCAGCGAGTTCGCCCCGCGATCCTCGCAGCGTTTCCTCAGTTTCATTGTCGGTTGGTTAAGCGTGCTAGGCTGGCAGGTCGGCAACCCGGCGATTTGTTTCCTTCTGGCGCAGCAGATCCAGGGGTTGGTTATTCTCAACAACCCTTCGTATGTTCCTGAGCGGTGGCATCTCACGCTGCTGGTCATCGCCATTTTGACCGTCTGCATGGttctcaacaccctcctctacCGCGCCCTACCGCTGTTGGAAACTCTCGCTCTTGTGCTGCACACGGCCGGCTTTCTCGCAGTGCTGATTCCTCTGTGGACAATGGGTCCAAAACTGCAATCCGCTCACGAcgtcttcttcacctttgcagacgggggaggatggggaaaCACCGGGCTTTCCTGCCTGGTGGGGATTCTCTCCCCTATATTCAGTCTCCTTGGGCCGGACTCAGCTACGCAcatggcggaggagctgcagGATGCGAGTAAATCCCTCCCGCGGGCCATGATAGCCACAGCACTTCTTAACGGCGTGTCAGGGTTCGTCATGGTGGTTACCTATTGCATGGTTCTCGGGGATTTGGAGAGTGTGCTACAGACCCCAACAATGATGCCGTTCATCCAGGTGTTTTACAACGCTGTGGGGAGTTACGGTGGTGTGACGGCGATGACGTGTATCATGATAATCATGGCCTCGTGCGGGGTGGTGAATAACATTGCGACGAGCAGTCGGCAGCTGTGGGCGTTTGCGAGGGACAGGGGCGTGCCGTTCTCGGGGTGGTTTGCCAAGGTGCATCCGCGGTTAGGGCTGCCGCTGAATGCGCTGGGGGCGTCGTATGTGTTtgctgtgttgttgtcgttgatcAATATAGGGAGCACCGTG GCGTTCAACATCCTCACCAGCCTTGGGGTGGGTGCGTTGCTTTCGTCGTATGCCATCTCGTGTGGCTGCATCGCGGTGAAGCGCATTCGACATGagccgctgctgccgcggAGCTTTGATCTAGGCCGGACAGGGCTGGTCATTAATGTGCTCAGTGTTTCATTTCTGGTGTTCACCTTCATCATG ACATTCTTCCCGCCGGTGCCAGAACCAACGCTAGAGATGATGAACTGGAGCATTCTTGTGTATGGGACCGTGGTTGTCTTCAGCGTGGTGTATTATATTGTTAGAGGCCGACTCCGATATGCTGGTCCTGTTGAGTATGTCCGAAAATCAGCTTGA